The Candidatus Zixiibacteriota bacterium nucleotide sequence CGTCATAAACAAAATCGATCTCCCCAGCGCAGAACCGGAAAAAGTCCGCGCTGAAATTGTCGATCTGCTCGGCTGTCCGCCCGGCGACATTGTTCTGTGTTCGGCCAAAGAAGGAATCGGAATCGATACCCTGCTTGAATCCATCATCCATCTCCTGCCTGCCCCCAAAGGTGATCCCGATGCTCCGGTGCAGGCGATGGTTTTTGATTCCATTTTCGATGCCTATCGCGGTGCCATGCCCTTTGTGAAAATGGTCAATGGCACGCTCCGCAAAGGAGAAAAAGTTCGTTTCTTTTCCACCGACAAAGCCCATGAAGTCGACGAAGTCGGCTTTATGCGGCTCACCGCCTTTCCATTGGAAAAACTCCAGGCTGGCGAGGTCGGCTATTTCTTTGCCTCGATTAGGGAAGTTGCCGACACAAAAATCGGTGACACTGTCACAACCATCGCCAATCCCGCATCGGAGGCCGTGCCGGGTTTTGTCAATGTCAAGCCGATGGTCTTTTCCGGACTCTATCCGGCCGTCGCCGAAGAGTTTTCTGACCTCCGCGATTCACTTGAGAAACTAAAACTGAATGATTCCTCGCTTACCATGACACCCGAATCCTCGACCGCTCTGGGGTTCGGTTTCCGCGTCGGGTTTTTGGGACTGCTCCACATGGAGATTATCACCGAACGGCTCCAGCGTGAATACAATCAGACAATCATTAATACTGTGCCGAATGTGGAATATCATGTCTACAAAACCGATGGCGAGATGATTGTTGTCGACAACCCGGCCAAGATGCCCCCCACACAGGAAATTGATTATGTCGAGGAGCCAATTGTCGACGCTCAGGTCATTGCCCCAGTGGAATATATCGGCGCGATTATGAAAATCGGCACCGAACGTCGCGGCGAATACAAAACAACCGAGTATCTCTCGACCACCCGCGCCTCGCTCAACTACGCCTTCCCGCTCTCTGAAGTCATTTTCGATTTCTATGACAAGCTGAAATCCAGCACCCGTGGCTATGCCAGTTTTGATTATGGACTTCCTTACTACAGGCGCGCGAATCTGGTCAAACTCGATATCCTCATCAACGATGACCCGGTCGATGCCTTGTCTGTTATCATCCACCGCGATAAGGCTTATCAGTGGGGAATGAGCCTCAACAGCAAACTTGAAAAACTCATCCCGCGCCAGATGTTTGAGGTGATTATCCAGGCCGCAATTGGTAGCCGGATCATAAGCCGCGCGACCATCCGCCCTTTGCGTAAAAACGTGACTGCCAAATGTTACGGCGGCGACATCAGCCGCAAACGCAAACTCTTGGAAAAACAAAAAGAGGGCAAAAAGCGGATGAAACAGATAGGCTCGGTAGAGATACCTCAGGAAGCCTTCTTGGCGGCGCTGAAGATAGAGCGGTAATGGGGGTCGCTAATTTTGTGATTGCCACCGTGAATTATCGATCTTATCGTTCCTGAAAGAGCTTTCTAAAAGAATCCAAGCGTTTACTGAAAGAGCAAATGCAGGTCAAGCTTTCGCCCGGATTAGCAAACAACTACACAAGCCTTTCTCAAAAAGTGAGAGTGTTCTCGGAAGAGTGGGTGCATCAGGAAGGCTTTTGCCCATCTTGTGGAAGCAAATTAGACCGGTACAAAAATAACCAACAGTCAAAAGATTTCAACTGTGATACCTGTAACGAGAACTTCGAGCTAAAGAGCTCGTCCAATGCCTTCGGTGCAAAAGTGCTTGACGGCGCCTATTCCAGCATGATTGCGAGTCTAAATAGCGATAAAAGCTCAAGCTTACTGTTACTCAGGTATGACCGCACCAATCATTCAGTCCGAGATTTCCTGGTCATTCCAAGACATTTTTTCGTTCCCTCAATGATTCAAAAGCGTAATCCATTGTCTCCCTCAGCAAAAAGATATCCTTATGTAGGCTGTTCTATTTTGATCGGTTCGGTGCCTGAAGCAGCAAAGGTCTATTTTCTCAAAGAGGGGGTCGTGATACCAAAGAAGCAAGTTATGAGCGAATGGACGAGAGGGGAGTTCCTTCGCGGCGAGAAAAAATTCGAAAATAAAAGCTGGCTGGTAGATACGATGAAGTGTATAGATATGCTCAAGCATTCCGAATTTTCTCTTTCGGACATATATGAATTTGAAGGCTTCTTGACTGAGAGACATCCCAATAATCGATTTATCAAAGACAAGCTGAGACAACAACTCCAGATTTTAAGAGACAACGGTTATTTGCAATTTCTTGGAAATGGAAAGTACAGGCTGGAAAGGTAGGTTGAAGCATCAAAAGCAAATCAATCAAAAAGCCCGGGTTTTCCTTCTATTCGGAGCTGGTTCAATACGAGAATATTCAGGCTTTCAAACAGTCATTAGTGGAATGTGATTCGTTCACCAACGCGATCGAAATGCGTCTGCCTGTCTGCCATATCGCACCAAAAAAAGGTCATCCATTCTCGACTCTCAATCAGAAGAGATACAAGCCGGAAAGGGTTATTGACGAGCCAGTTCAAGTGTCGTATGACATCATAACCAATACATTCTTTCTGCGTGACGGAGCAAATAGGACAACACAAGCCATCGCTAATGGCGACTCGACTATCATCGCACAGGTAGAAATAGTTTCGTCAGAACTTGGCTATAAGTCAATTCTTGAGAATGATGAAGCGATTGCTGATTTTTATTATCGCGTACTTAGTGAGAGAAAGTAACTTGTTCCGTGGTGTCGGGCGGATAACCGCCCGATACTAAGATGAAGACTGTCAGGCGAGGGCGCCTGACTGCACAGACAAAAGAAGTGCATTACAAATAATGCGCCGGAAACACCCTAAACTCAACACTTTACTGACGAATGCCGCTTAGACGTAGAACGCAACTATCAGATCATCGTGTCTTTTTCGTAACAACCACTACGCGCAATCACGCGAAATTATTTCATTCAAATGAACTCCTAACTCTTCTGCATTCGATCATCTTTGAGCGGGTAAAATACCATCAAGCCACACTATTTGGGTATGTCCTCATGATCAATCATTTCCATCTTCTTGTCAAACTGGAAGGTGGTGGGGTTGGACTCTCAAAATTGATGCGAGATATAAAATCTCTCTCTGCACGCCAGATATTCCCGAATTCGAAGGGGATCTGGATGGAAAGATTTGATGATGTCTCAGTCACGAGTGGAGAACAGTTCAGACGCAAGCTTAACTATATTCATTTTAATCCAGTCAAAGCCAAGCTGGTTGAGCAAGCCGAAAACTATCGCTTTTCTTCAGCTAAAAGCTGGAACACAGGAAAGGCAGAAGCCGGCGTGACTGTGGATTTTTGATGAGGGTGGAATCCGTGGTGTCGGGCGCCCCCGCCCGACACTAAGATGAAGACTGTCAGGCGAGGGCGCCTGACAGCACAGCCTCAAAACGCCCCTCCTTGCCCTTCCCACCATTCCTGCCTATATTTAACCCTGAAAACAGCCCTGCATCGCTAAAGTATTGCCGGGCACAACCGATAACTTACAAGGTATGGAGAATGATTTCCTCATCAAGGAACACCAGCAGATTGAAAGCCAGCGCGCGGCTCGTCAATTCCTTAACCGGAAAGAACGGAAACCGCTCTGGCGTGAATATCTGGAAACGGCAATTGTCGCGCTCGTCGCGGCAGTCCTGCTTCGCCTTTTTGTCGTCTCTGCCTACCGGGTCAATTCCGGCTCAATGGAAGACACGCTTATGACTGGCGATTATATTTTCGTTAATAAGCTGGCTTACCAGTACGGAACCGCGCCCCAACCGGGCGATATCATCGTCTTCAAGTATCCCAATAATCTTGAACAGGATTATATCAAACGGATCGTCGCCATAGGCGGCCAAACGATACAGATTGCGGACAAGGTTGTCTATGTCGACAACGCCGTCGCGACTATCCCGACTCACGCCAAAAATATCGACAAACGGAGTATCCCCGGCGATCTCAGCTTCAGGGATAATGTGGCTCCGTTTGTTGTCCCCGAAGGGACATTTTTCGTCATGGGCGACAATCGCGACGACAGCAAAGACAGCCGTTTCTGGGGAACTGTGCCCAATGAATATATCAGAGGGAAAGCAGTGTTCATCTACTGGTCGTGGGAGCCGGACTCAAATCCGCCCGGATGGGGATTTCCATACATTGTGGATCTGATTCAGTGGATTGGGCATGGGATGTACAACTTCCCGACTCATGTCCGCTGGGACCGGATTCTCACTCCGATAACTGACTAATGCCTTTCGGCCTCTATCTCCACTTTCCATTCTGCCCCTATAAATGTTCCTACTGCGACTTTTATAAGGAGCTTTTCGATGCGGGACTTCAACAGCGTTTCTTTGAAGGTCTGACTATCGAAACCGAGCTTGCCGCCGAATCCGCCGCGGCGGATTCTTTTGACAATGAAATCAGCACTATTTTTATTGGCGGCGGGACTCCGTCGATGGTCGACCTTGAGCAGTTCGGCCGATGGTTTGAGCATTTCAAGAAATTCTTCGTTGTCCCGGACGGTATTGAGTTTTCGTTTGAAAATAATCCTGATTCGGTTTCAGTCGAGCAGTTGCAGGCAATAAAAGAGCTTGGGATAACCCGCCCGACATTTGGAATCCAGTCCTTCAATGCGCGACTGCTGCGGCTTCTCAACCGCCCTCACAAACCCGAAGACAGCCAAAAAGCGGCGTATCTTGCAAACGCGCTCGGGTTCCAGACGTACGGAGTGGATCTGATTTTCGGACTCCCGAAACAAACCACAGCCATGCTCTCGGCCGACATCGACCAACTGATGGATATTTCTCCGCCGCATATTTCATTTTACCAGCTCACGGTCGAGCAGAATACGCGGCTCTATGATAAAGTCACAAGCGGCGCATTGACAGTGCCCGATGCCGACACAATGCTTGCGATGTACCGAAGCGGGTGCGAGCGATTTGTCGAAGCTGGCTATACGCGCTACGAAGTCTCCTCGTTTGCCAAGCCGGGGCATGAGTGCGCGCATAATATCGGCTATTGGGAAGGAAGAGACTATTTGGGGCTTGGACCGTCGGCGCATTCGTTTATGAATGGACGAAGGTTCGCCAATACACCGGACATAGTCGAATACACTAAGACACTTCGCATGGGCAAACGCCCGCTTGTGCCAGATGAGTCGGGAATCGAAGATCGCATGACCGAAGCAATAATGCTTGGCCTGCGGACTTCGCGCGGGATAAATCGAAGTCACTTCACGACCCGATTCGGGGCGTCGATAGAGGATCGCTTTGACCGCTCGCAATATGACATATTTATCCAATCGGGCCACCTTATTCCCGATGGCGGCGTGTTGCGATTATCCGATGACGGCATTTATCTCGCCGACGAAATCACCCGCCGCCTCCTGAAATAGAGCACCCTGTTCCTGAATCAGGAACCCCTTCAACAATGCCATCCGTCATCATTCTGTCATTCCAGTCCGCTGTGGCGGACTGGAATGACAAAATAGAAGGCTGACTGCACTTCTTAATTCTTCGTGCGGGACGTCCCTATGGCGGATTCGAAAATCTCTGGCCTGCACCAGATTTACAGACGTGCAGTCAGGCGCCCACGCCTGACTGTCTTCATTTGTGTCGGGCAAGGGATAGCATCCCCAGCATGGGGCGCCCGACACCACATAATCATTCCCCTCACAATGTCAATCCCTCAAAATGTCATTCCGGCGCAGGCCGGAATCCAGGGTAAATAGACGTGCAGTCAGGCGCCTCCGCCTGACTGTCTTCTTTGTGTCGGGCGGGGAGAACCGCCCCCAGCAGGGGTGCCCGACACCACACTATACTCAGTTCCCCCTGTTACCATTATCCCTCTTGACATATCCCTGAAAACCACTATATATATTTAACTATACAGACACATGCGCTCTGTTAAATCTTTGAGACAGGTTGGGAAAATCATGAATCGTATTCTAATGCTAACATCACTTATCCTGTGCGGCTTGATTCCAAGTTCTGCGACTGCCTTTGAACCGCTTTTTGACGCTCGATTGGATTACGGGGTGGGGAGCTCTCCCCAGTCAGTGACATCCGCCGACTTTGACGGGGACGGGAAACCTGATCTGGCGGTCGCGAACGAGGGTCCCAGCAGTGTCTCGATCCTGAAAAACAACGGCAACGGAACCTTTACGTCAGCGGTGAATTACGGGGTGGGGAGTTTTCCCCGGTCAGTTACATCCGCCGACTTTGACGGGGACGGGAAACCTGATCTGGCAGTCGCGAATAATGGTTCCAACAATGTCTCGATCCTGAAAAACAACGGCGACGGGACCTTTGCGGTAGCGGTGAATTACGGGGTGGGGCTTAATCCCCGGTCAGTTACATCCGCCGACTTTGACGGGGACGGGAAACCTGACCTGGCGGTCGCGAATAGAAACTCCGACAGTGTCTCGATCCTGAAAAACAACGGCGACGGGACCTTTGCGGAGGCGGTCAATTACGGGGTGGGGAGCTGGCCCGAGTCAGTTACATCCGCCGACTTTGACGGGGACGGGAAACCTGATCTGGCGACCGCGAATTCTTTTTTCTTCGGAAGTGTCTCAATCCTGAGAAACAACGGCAACGGGACCTTTGCGTCAGCGGTGCATTACGGGGTGGGGGGCGTTCCTAATTCAGTTACATCCGCCGACTTTGACGGGGACGGGAAACCTGATCTGGCGACCGCGAATGTAAGTTCCAACACTGTCTCGATCCTGAAAAACAACGGCAACGGAACCTTTGCGTCA carries:
- the lepA gene encoding translation elongation factor 4 produces the protein MYDINKIRNFSIIAHIDHGKSTLADRLLQSTRTLSIRQMRNQVLDSMDLEQERGITIKAHAIRLDYISKDGQEYQFNLIDTPGHVDFTYEVSRSLSACEGAILVVDAAQGIEAQTLSNLYLALDNNLEILPVINKIDLPSAEPEKVRAEIVDLLGCPPGDIVLCSAKEGIGIDTLLESIIHLLPAPKGDPDAPVQAMVFDSIFDAYRGAMPFVKMVNGTLRKGEKVRFFSTDKAHEVDEVGFMRLTAFPLEKLQAGEVGYFFASIREVADTKIGDTVTTIANPASEAVPGFVNVKPMVFSGLYPAVAEEFSDLRDSLEKLKLNDSSLTMTPESSTALGFGFRVGFLGLLHMEIITERLQREYNQTIINTVPNVEYHVYKTDGEMIVVDNPAKMPPTQEIDYVEEPIVDAQVIAPVEYIGAIMKIGTERRGEYKTTEYLSTTRASLNYAFPLSEVIFDFYDKLKSSTRGYASFDYGLPYYRRANLVKLDILINDDPVDALSVIIHRDKAYQWGMSLNSKLEKLIPRQMFEVIIQAAIGSRIISRATIRPLRKNVTAKCYGGDISRKRKLLEKQKEGKKRMKQIGSVEIPQEAFLAALKIER
- a CDS encoding DpnI domain-containing protein, whose amino-acid sequence is MQVKLSPGLANNYTSLSQKVRVFSEEWVHQEGFCPSCGSKLDRYKNNQQSKDFNCDTCNENFELKSSSNAFGAKVLDGAYSSMIASLNSDKSSSLLLLRYDRTNHSVRDFLVIPRHFFVPSMIQKRNPLSPSAKRYPYVGCSILIGSVPEAAKVYFLKEGVVIPKKQVMSEWTRGEFLRGEKKFENKSWLVDTMKCIDMLKHSEFSLSDIYEFEGFLTERHPNNRFIKDKLRQQLQILRDNGYLQFLGNGKYRLER
- a CDS encoding transposase, with amino-acid sequence MPLRRRTQLSDHRVFFVTTTTRNHAKLFHSNELLTLLHSIIFERVKYHQATLFGYVLMINHFHLLVKLEGGGVGLSKLMRDIKSLSARQIFPNSKGIWMERFDDVSVTSGEQFRRKLNYIHFNPVKAKLVEQAENYRFSSAKSWNTGKAEAGVTVDF
- the lepB gene encoding signal peptidase I, whose protein sequence is MENDFLIKEHQQIESQRAARQFLNRKERKPLWREYLETAIVALVAAVLLRLFVVSAYRVNSGSMEDTLMTGDYIFVNKLAYQYGTAPQPGDIIVFKYPNNLEQDYIKRIVAIGGQTIQIADKVVYVDNAVATIPTHAKNIDKRSIPGDLSFRDNVAPFVVPEGTFFVMGDNRDDSKDSRFWGTVPNEYIRGKAVFIYWSWEPDSNPPGWGFPYIVDLIQWIGHGMYNFPTHVRWDRILTPITD
- the hemW gene encoding radical SAM family heme chaperone HemW, with the protein product MPFGLYLHFPFCPYKCSYCDFYKELFDAGLQQRFFEGLTIETELAAESAAADSFDNEISTIFIGGGTPSMVDLEQFGRWFEHFKKFFVVPDGIEFSFENNPDSVSVEQLQAIKELGITRPTFGIQSFNARLLRLLNRPHKPEDSQKAAYLANALGFQTYGVDLIFGLPKQTTAMLSADIDQLMDISPPHISFYQLTVEQNTRLYDKVTSGALTVPDADTMLAMYRSGCERFVEAGYTRYEVSSFAKPGHECAHNIGYWEGRDYLGLGPSAHSFMNGRRFANTPDIVEYTKTLRMGKRPLVPDESGIEDRMTEAIMLGLRTSRGINRSHFTTRFGASIEDRFDRSQYDIFIQSGHLIPDGGVLRLSDDGIYLADEITRRLLK
- a CDS encoding VCBS repeat-containing protein; amino-acid sequence: MNRILMLTSLILCGLIPSSATAFEPLFDARLDYGVGSSPQSVTSADFDGDGKPDLAVANEGPSSVSILKNNGNGTFTSAVNYGVGSFPRSVTSADFDGDGKPDLAVANNGSNNVSILKNNGDGTFAVAVNYGVGLNPRSVTSADFDGDGKPDLAVANRNSDSVSILKNNGDGTFAEAVNYGVGSWPESVTSADFDGDGKPDLATANSFFFGSVSILRNNGNGTFASAVHYGVGGVPNSVTSADFDGDGKPDLATANVSSNTVSILKNNGNGTFAS